In the genome of bacterium, one region contains:
- the corA gene encoding magnesium/cobalt transporter CorA, whose protein sequence is MGNHRKTGQRKRGVFRRQTLPGAVPGTLEVDPGAPFSKIHIIGCSPEEMEEKEIAESTELSAFMKAWPLTWVNVDGLGDSATLLELAEIFQIHKLALEDVVHVHQRSKVDVYDNNLFVVARMASVLNGALETEQLSIFLGDGFIVTFQEREGDCLDPVRDRIRKGKGRIRRSGADYLAYAILDAVIDGWFPVLEDYGEKLEALEDSILEKPDSQTVSSIHRVKRDLLEIRRTVWPTRETVNSLMRETDFIQPETNLYLRDCYDHVIQIIDMVESYRDMASGLMEFYLSSVSNRMNEIMKVLTIIATIFIPLTFFAGIYGMNFNPDASPWNMPELNWKYGYLFFWAIIAVLGVTMLLFFRRMGWLGSKGEKRESDL, encoded by the coding sequence ATGGGTAATCACAGAAAAACAGGACAAAGGAAGCGAGGGGTTTTTCGCCGTCAGACCCTTCCGGGGGCCGTTCCCGGAACCCTTGAGGTTGATCCCGGAGCTCCCTTTTCAAAGATCCACATCATCGGTTGTTCCCCGGAGGAGATGGAAGAGAAAGAGATAGCGGAATCCACGGAGCTTTCTGCCTTTATGAAAGCCTGGCCGTTGACCTGGGTTAACGTGGATGGTCTGGGAGACAGCGCCACCCTCCTGGAACTGGCGGAAATATTTCAGATCCACAAGCTTGCCCTCGAAGATGTCGTCCACGTGCACCAACGCTCCAAGGTCGATGTGTACGACAACAACCTCTTTGTCGTCGCCCGGATGGCTTCTGTTTTAAACGGGGCCCTGGAAACAGAGCAGCTGAGCATCTTTCTTGGCGACGGTTTCATTGTGACCTTTCAGGAGAGGGAGGGTGACTGCCTTGATCCGGTGAGAGACAGGATCAGGAAAGGGAAGGGGAGGATCAGGCGGTCAGGTGCCGACTATCTCGCCTACGCCATCCTGGATGCCGTAATCGACGGATGGTTCCCGGTTCTGGAGGATTATGGGGAGAAGCTGGAAGCGCTGGAGGACTCCATCCTGGAAAAACCGGACAGTCAGACCGTCTCCTCTATTCACAGGGTCAAAAGGGATCTGCTGGAGATAAGGCGCACCGTGTGGCCTACGAGGGAAACCGTCAACAGCCTCATGCGAGAGACCGATTTTATTCAGCCAGAGACCAACCTGTACCTCAGGGACTGCTATGACCATGTTATACAGATCATCGACATGGTGGAAAGCTACAGGGACATGGCTTCCGGTCTGATGGAGTTCTACCTTTCCTCGGTGAGTAACCGAATGAACGAGATCATGAAGGTTCTGACCATTATTGCCACGATCTTTATTCCTCTGACCTTTTTCGCGGGGATCTACGGGATGAACTTTAACCCGGATGCCTCTCCGTGGAACATGCCGGAGCTGAACTGGAAATACGGTTACCTCTTTTTCTGGGCTATAATTGCTGTATTAGGTGTGACCATGCTGCTGTTTTTCCGCCGGATGGGCTGGTTGGGATCCAAAGGGGAAAAAAGGGAAAGTGATCTGTGA
- a CDS encoding cytochrome b5 domain-containing protein translates to MNITIRMVLILSSFAVVLAIATFLAAVSPALATTDYAIETGQECSICHISSSGGGGLTQAGESYSEDAENWKAPAGPAKKIPVYLRVVHMIILYAHVFFGIIWIGTILYVHLVLKPKYALGGLPRAELRLAWLSMPMLGLTGVLLTMWRLQLAPGLFTTMFGKLLLAKITVFLLMVSSATFVTLYIGPRLKALVAHHGSVRDISGKDRFTPEELEDYDGVGDSKTLIAAMDKVYDVSPSPMWKGGVHARRHKAGQDLTEYLDGAPHGPEVLDRYEKVGEFVKVSAKVPAVVRIFTVNAYFNLIGCFLIVLILALWRW, encoded by the coding sequence ATGAATATCACCATTCGGATGGTCCTCATTCTTTCCTCTTTCGCTGTTGTTCTTGCCATAGCAACTTTCCTTGCGGCTGTTTCCCCTGCTCTCGCTACGACTGACTACGCCATCGAGACGGGGCAGGAATGTTCTATCTGTCACATCTCCTCATCGGGCGGCGGAGGGTTGACCCAGGCTGGCGAGTCCTACAGCGAGGACGCAGAGAACTGGAAGGCCCCGGCCGGGCCTGCCAAAAAGATTCCGGTCTACCTCCGGGTGGTTCACATGATCATTCTTTATGCTCACGTCTTTTTCGGTATCATATGGATAGGTACCATCCTCTACGTACACCTGGTTTTAAAACCCAAATACGCACTGGGAGGTCTTCCCAGAGCGGAACTCAGGCTGGCATGGCTCTCCATGCCCATGCTGGGTCTGACGGGTGTGCTCCTTACAATGTGGAGGCTACAGCTTGCGCCGGGCCTTTTTACGACCATGTTTGGAAAGCTGCTCCTTGCCAAGATCACGGTGTTCCTTCTAATGGTGTCTTCGGCCACCTTCGTGACCCTTTACATCGGCCCCCGGCTCAAGGCACTTGTGGCGCATCACGGATCTGTTAGGGATATCTCCGGCAAGGACCGGTTCACCCCGGAGGAGCTGGAGGACTACGATGGTGTCGGGGATAGCAAAACCCTCATCGCCGCCATGGACAAGGTGTACGACGTTTCACCAAGCCCCATGTGGAAGGGGGGAGTGCATGCCAGACGCCACAAGGCGGGACAGGATCTGACAGAATATCTGGATGGCGCCCCCCACGGACCTGAAGTTCTGGACAGGTACGAGAAGGTGGGGGAGTTTGTTAAAGTGTCGGCTAAAGTTCCCGCCGTTGTGCGGATCTTTACCGTAAACGCCTACTTCAACCTCATCGGATGTTTCCTCATAGTCCTTATCCTTGCCCTGTGGAGATGGTGA
- a CDS encoding trimeric intracellular cation channel family protein — protein sequence MSVLYFLDLLGTAAFAASGALAGVQRRMDLLGVVVLALVTAVGGGTIRDVLLGSVPPFCFKDENYLYLSIVVALLVFYFHHSLDFLHRPLLYFDALGLGTFLVIGTGKALAYNHGFLVAVMMGVMTATAGGVVRDVLSDQVPFILQKEIYATACIFGGILYYFLYRLGVNESLVAVVAALVVVVIRVIAIHRHWSLPVAKIDQGL from the coding sequence GTGAGTGTCCTTTATTTTCTTGATCTTCTGGGTACAGCCGCTTTCGCTGCCTCCGGTGCCCTCGCCGGTGTTCAGCGGAGAATGGATCTTCTCGGAGTGGTGGTCCTCGCATTGGTCACGGCCGTCGGAGGCGGTACTATAAGAGACGTCCTGCTGGGTTCGGTGCCGCCGTTCTGCTTCAAGGACGAAAATTATCTTTACCTGTCTATTGTTGTGGCTCTACTGGTCTTCTATTTTCATCACAGCCTGGATTTTCTGCACCGGCCCCTGCTGTACTTCGATGCTCTGGGTCTCGGGACCTTCCTCGTGATTGGCACCGGCAAGGCCCTGGCTTACAATCATGGTTTTTTGGTGGCTGTTATGATGGGTGTGATGACGGCTACCGCAGGCGGAGTGGTGCGGGACGTTCTGTCTGACCAGGTGCCGTTCATTCTTCAGAAGGAGATCTATGCCACCGCCTGCATCTTCGGGGGTATCCTGTACTATTTTCTTTATCGATTGGGAGTGAACGAATCTCTGGTCGCGGTGGTCGCAGCCCTTGTGGTTGTCGTTATCCGCGTCATCGCCATCCACCGGCACTGGTCCCTGCCTGTAGCCAAGATCGACCAGGGCCTTTGA
- a CDS encoding nitrophenyl compound nitroreductase subunit ArsF family protein: MTAFRVTVFFATMLLATLLVATPGPALAESSLPDGCLGNLNENQVIVYYFHRKFRCQSCEVLESTLQNTLQITYADHFGAGKLAMCIINVDDPENRHFLEQFEIFSSSIIIVEKKGGVISRYKNLESIWDVSQDRDTITHLLQTEVSGFLPES, translated from the coding sequence ATGACTGCGTTTCGTGTAACGGTGTTTTTTGCCACCATGCTGCTGGCAACCCTGCTGGTGGCAACACCAGGGCCAGCCTTGGCTGAGAGTTCGTTGCCTGACGGATGTCTCGGGAACCTTAACGAGAACCAGGTTATCGTTTACTACTTTCATCGCAAGTTCCGTTGCCAATCGTGTGAAGTCCTGGAATCAACCCTCCAAAATACTTTGCAGATAACCTATGCCGACCACTTCGGCGCCGGCAAATTGGCTATGTGCATTATCAACGTGGATGATCCTGAAAACAGACACTTTCTGGAACAATTTGAAATTTTCTCCAGCTCCATCATTATCGTCGAGAAAAAAGGTGGAGTTATTTCAAGGTATAAGAACCTGGAATCCATCTGGGATGTTTCACAGGATAGGGACACCATAACACACCTGCTGCAGACCGAGGTGTCAGGGTTCCTGCCGGAAAGTTAG
- a CDS encoding metallophosphoesterase — MLIFLLIYFGIYGSMHAYFFWKTVQVLQPQGWWLALLTGFLLLMLNGPILVRFLERNDQILGATAMAWVSYTWMAILLWFLSLGIVRDLWNTGVRAAALITPESYRLILPPKAAYIAIIVIISAATVLGFFEARNLKTERITIRTQLLPLGSKPVKVAQISDVHLGVIEGQKRIDQIASIIFDEKPDLLVCTGDFMDGAIPHLNHMSAYFAAINPPLGKFAVTGNHEFYAGLKESLAFIKDAGFTVLRGQAVTTGPVRIAGVDFPAERQTRQLSYTDEGAALNMGDEEGLFTIMLKHHPVIEESSLGRFQLQLSGHTHKGQIFPFNYPVKLRYPYLAGLYDLGMGSKIYTSRGTGTWGPPLRLFAPPEVTIFMIEGVG, encoded by the coding sequence ATGCTGATTTTCCTTCTCATCTATTTTGGCATCTACGGCAGCATGCACGCCTATTTTTTCTGGAAGACTGTTCAGGTTCTTCAACCTCAGGGGTGGTGGCTTGCTCTTCTTACCGGGTTCCTGCTCCTGATGCTGAACGGGCCCATTCTCGTTCGTTTTCTGGAAAGAAATGACCAGATATTGGGAGCAACCGCCATGGCATGGGTCTCCTACACCTGGATGGCGATCCTGCTGTGGTTTCTGTCCCTGGGTATTGTCCGGGACCTGTGGAACACGGGAGTGAGGGCGGCAGCTCTTATCACACCGGAATCCTACAGACTCATCCTGCCCCCGAAAGCAGCATATATTGCCATTATCGTTATTATATCAGCGGCTACTGTCCTTGGCTTTTTTGAAGCCCGGAACCTGAAAACGGAAAGGATCACTATCAGAACACAGCTTCTCCCCCTTGGCAGCAAACCGGTCAAGGTCGCTCAAATATCGGATGTGCACCTCGGGGTCATTGAAGGCCAGAAGCGTATCGATCAGATAGCCTCCATAATTTTTGATGAGAAACCGGATCTTCTAGTTTGTACAGGGGACTTCATGGACGGGGCGATTCCTCACCTTAACCACATGAGCGCCTATTTTGCCGCCATCAACCCTCCCCTGGGAAAATTTGCTGTCACCGGTAATCATGAGTTTTACGCCGGCCTCAAGGAAAGCCTTGCCTTTATCAAGGATGCCGGGTTCACCGTGCTGCGCGGCCAGGCAGTGACAACCGGTCCTGTACGTATAGCAGGTGTTGACTTTCCGGCAGAACGGCAAACCAGGCAACTCTCCTACACCGACGAGGGAGCCGCCCTGAACATGGGTGATGAGGAGGGTCTCTTTACGATCATGTTAAAACACCATCCTGTCATCGAGGAATCATCCCTGGGACGCTTCCAGCTCCAGCTGTCCGGCCACACACACAAGGGCCAGATCTTCCCCTTCAACTATCCGGTTAAACTGCGCTATCCCTATTTGGCAGGCCTGTATGATCTCGGGATGGGATCTAAAATTTACACCAGCCGCGGAACCGGGACATGGGGGCCTCCACTGAGGCTTTTCGCACCACCTGAGGTGACGATCTTTATGATCGAAGGGGTTGGTTGA
- a CDS encoding GNAT family N-acetyltransferase, with translation MVHRVFDLSIAPLYSKKGQQNFKKYVDPEEMSARTHAHHFVLLALADGVMIGMIEMRRHRHVSLFFVESEFQGKGVARELLKKAVKFCRSTDPKLREFTVNSSPNALGAYQRLGFTATGEENTISGVRYIPMKKVL, from the coding sequence ATGGTTCATCGTGTTTTCGACCTTTCGATAGCGCCTCTCTACAGTAAAAAAGGCCAGCAAAACTTTAAAAAATATGTTGATCCGGAAGAGATGTCCGCGAGGACCCACGCCCACCATTTCGTCCTTCTGGCACTGGCAGATGGTGTTATGATCGGGATGATCGAGATGCGCCGCCATCGGCACGTATCCCTGTTTTTTGTAGAGTCGGAGTTTCAGGGCAAGGGGGTGGCAAGGGAGCTTCTGAAAAAGGCTGTTAAGTTTTGCCGATCGACAGACCCAAAGTTGAGGGAGTTCACGGTGAACTCCTCCCCCAATGCCCTCGGGGCCTACCAACGGTTGGGTTTTACGGCCACCGGAGAAGAAAATACCATTAGTGGAGTGCGATATATTCCCATGAAAAAGGTGTTGTGA
- a CDS encoding DUF2867 domain-containing protein — protein sequence MVRDAAALEAFSIRPKGLAEAITRAIGNEDQQFAATHWSDALAGDNKGHHLWGLGFGSRLVDSYTRVLEYSPSEVFLPIHCIGGDHGCYIYRWLWWIRGTRDRCLGGVGLRRGRRDPCDLRVGDAIDSWRVEKFIPDRFLLLFSEMKLPGRAWTYFDVSPHEKGSRVRITAVFDPKGFWGRILWVTVSPFHALVFKSMLKGIAKAVERNKKCPMQVEYEAFPITAVSSSPLYPG from the coding sequence GTGGTTAGGGATGCAGCTGCTCTTGAGGCTTTTTCGATCAGACCCAAGGGGCTTGCAGAAGCCATAACCAGGGCCATCGGGAACGAGGACCAGCAGTTTGCGGCAACCCACTGGTCCGACGCCCTGGCCGGAGACAACAAGGGACACCATCTGTGGGGTTTAGGTTTCGGGTCTCGCCTTGTAGACTCCTACACCAGGGTACTGGAATACTCGCCTTCGGAAGTATTTTTACCGATCCATTGTATAGGTGGAGACCACGGTTGTTACATTTACCGCTGGCTTTGGTGGATCAGGGGAACTCGGGACCGCTGTTTGGGAGGAGTGGGCCTGCGAAGGGGACGGCGGGATCCCTGCGATCTGCGGGTGGGAGACGCCATAGATTCCTGGCGGGTGGAAAAGTTCATTCCTGACCGTTTTCTCCTGCTTTTCTCAGAGATGAAGCTTCCAGGCCGGGCGTGGACCTACTTCGACGTTTCTCCCCATGAAAAAGGATCAAGGGTTCGAATAACAGCTGTCTTCGATCCCAAGGGTTTCTGGGGAAGGATCTTGTGGGTCACGGTTTCTCCTTTTCACGCCCTCGTGTTCAAAAGTATGCTTAAAGGTATCGCCAAGGCGGTCGAGCGCAATAAAAAGTGTCCGATGCAGGTTGAATATGAAGCTTTCCCGATCACTGCGGTTTCATCTTCTCCCCTATATCCGGGGTGA
- a CDS encoding mechanosensitive ion channel family protein, translating to MLEIDTLGPWFAPAMFLLGGLLLGIVAEKILLPLMLKAFRKINFESASLVMRSVKGMLILWGFLAGMIGALSAIVLKPDVARFLGHVPVVLFLFSLTVVLARVSIGLFNLQAKKGKGDTPTISLFGNIIKLGVYILGVLVILQSLEISITPVLTALGVGGLAVALALQETLSNLFAGLQIIAARQIKPGDYVHLDSLEEGYVTDVTWRNTTIRALQNNMIIVPNSKLASAILTNYHQPAKEMRVYVNVGVHYDSDLEHVERVTLEVADDIQATVNGARRDHKPRIWYNEFGDSGIIFKVVLAAEEFFDSYEMTHQFIKRLKGRYDEEGITIPFNMVTLHIPDNPRVTINLAKDVSDTTENLPG from the coding sequence ATGCTCGAAATAGATACGCTTGGCCCCTGGTTCGCCCCCGCCATGTTCCTGCTCGGAGGCCTGCTTCTTGGCATTGTCGCCGAGAAGATCCTTCTCCCCCTGATGCTCAAGGCTTTCCGGAAGATCAATTTTGAATCTGCAAGTCTCGTCATGCGCTCTGTCAAGGGGATGCTCATCCTGTGGGGTTTCCTGGCCGGCATGATAGGTGCCCTTTCGGCAATTGTCCTGAAACCTGATGTCGCCAGATTCCTGGGACACGTCCCGGTGGTCCTCTTTCTGTTTTCACTGACGGTGGTCCTTGCCCGGGTTTCCATTGGTCTGTTCAATCTCCAGGCCAAAAAAGGCAAGGGTGACACACCCACCATCTCCCTTTTTGGAAACATCATTAAACTTGGTGTTTATATCCTCGGGGTCCTGGTCATCCTTCAATCGCTGGAGATATCCATCACTCCGGTCCTGACGGCTCTGGGGGTCGGCGGTCTTGCCGTGGCCCTGGCCCTTCAGGAAACCCTGTCCAACCTGTTTGCAGGTTTGCAGATCATCGCTGCCCGGCAGATCAAACCGGGGGATTACGTACACCTCGACTCCCTGGAAGAGGGTTACGTTACCGACGTGACCTGGAGAAACACGACTATACGCGCACTGCAAAACAATATGATCATCGTCCCCAACTCCAAACTGGCTTCTGCCATTCTCACAAACTACCATCAGCCGGCAAAAGAGATGCGGGTATACGTCAATGTAGGGGTGCACTACGACAGCGACCTGGAGCACGTTGAGCGCGTGACCCTGGAAGTTGCGGACGACATACAGGCTACGGTCAATGGAGCCAGAAGGGACCACAAGCCCAGGATCTGGTACAATGAGTTCGGCGACTCGGGTATAATTTTCAAAGTCGTTCTTGCCGCAGAGGAGTTCTTCGACAGTTACGAAATGACCCACCAGTTCATCAAGCGCCTGAAGGGAAGATATGATGAGGAGGGGATCACCATCCCGTTCAATATGGTGACTCTCCATATCCCGGACAATCCCAGGGTGACTATTAATTTGGCGAAGGATGTATCAGATACGACAGAAAACCTGCCCGGTTAA
- a CDS encoding SDR family oxidoreductase: MEDDRLILLTAASGYIGGRLLSDLEDRGERVRCLVRHPVYMRSRIEPRTQIVGGDVLDPESLEKALEGVHTAYYLVHSLGGGEDYEEKDQQAASNFGKAALKASVRQIIYLGNLGRGEDLSPYLASRQEVGRILRESGVPTIEFQSSIIIGSGSLSYEMVRGLVERLPIMIAPRWVRSKVQPIAVEDVLVYLIQALDLPEPENRIYEVGGADISSYEGVLRQYARQRGLRRIIISIPLLTPQLSSHWLSLVTPLYYKVGHQLVEGVRNERTVQDPKALEVFPLRPMGLTKAMSRAMSKEDHQFAKTHWSDALPDIIPGHHWWGMPFDGRRVDSYHRILPYSPEEVFTPIQCVGGEHGWYGCNWMWKIRGAMDRLIGGVGLRRGRRELCDIRVGDAIDFWRVEKYVENTHLLLYAEMKLPGRAWLYFEVGPNEKGAEVRMTAVFDPMGVWGRVYWYLVYPFHYLVFNSMFKGIVRAIEQNKKECVV; the protein is encoded by the coding sequence ATGGAAGATGATCGCCTTATTCTGCTCACCGCTGCGTCTGGATACATAGGAGGACGCCTTCTCTCTGATCTGGAGGACAGAGGGGAGAGGGTCCGATGCCTCGTGCGCCATCCAGTCTATATGCGTTCCCGTATCGAACCCAGGACCCAGATCGTTGGTGGGGATGTCCTCGACCCGGAATCACTGGAAAAAGCTCTGGAAGGTGTGCACACAGCTTATTATCTCGTTCATTCCCTCGGTGGAGGAGAGGACTATGAAGAAAAGGACCAACAGGCGGCATCAAACTTCGGCAAAGCCGCTCTAAAGGCAAGCGTACGGCAGATCATCTACCTTGGAAACCTGGGGCGAGGAGAGGATCTGTCACCCTATCTGGCCAGCCGCCAGGAGGTGGGCCGCATCCTGCGGGAGTCGGGGGTGCCCACAATCGAGTTCCAGTCCTCCATCATCATCGGCTCCGGGAGCCTGTCCTATGAAATGGTGAGGGGATTGGTGGAGCGCCTGCCCATCATGATAGCCCCTCGCTGGGTAAGGTCGAAGGTTCAGCCCATCGCAGTAGAAGATGTTCTGGTGTATCTGATTCAGGCTCTCGACCTGCCGGAACCCGAAAATAGGATCTATGAGGTCGGGGGGGCGGACATATCCTCCTATGAGGGTGTTTTGAGACAGTACGCCCGCCAGAGGGGGCTGCGCCGCATAATTATTTCCATCCCCCTCCTCACACCGCAGTTGTCCAGTCACTGGCTGTCCCTTGTAACTCCCCTTTATTACAAGGTTGGGCACCAGCTTGTTGAAGGGGTCAGGAACGAGAGAACCGTCCAGGACCCGAAGGCTCTGGAGGTTTTTCCCCTCAGACCCATGGGCCTGACGAAAGCCATGTCAAGGGCTATGTCCAAGGAGGATCATCAGTTTGCCAAGACCCACTGGTCCGATGCCCTTCCGGATATCATCCCCGGTCATCACTGGTGGGGTATGCCATTCGATGGCAGGCGGGTTGATTCCTATCACCGGATTCTGCCCTATTCCCCCGAGGAGGTTTTCACTCCCATCCAGTGTGTGGGGGGGGAGCATGGATGGTACGGCTGCAACTGGATGTGGAAAATAAGGGGGGCCATGGACCGATTGATTGGCGGCGTCGGCCTGCGCAGGGGGCGCAGGGAGCTCTGTGACATAAGAGTCGGGGATGCTATTGATTTCTGGCGGGTGGAAAAATACGTAGAGAACACACACCTTCTGCTTTACGCCGAGATGAAGCTGCCTGGCCGGGCGTGGCTCTATTTCGAGGTGGGTCCCAACGAGAAGGGCGCCGAGGTCCGTATGACGGCTGTTTTCGATCCCATGGGTGTATGGGGGAGGGTTTACTGGTACCTTGTCTATCCTTTCCATTACCTGGTCTTTAACAGCATGTTCAAGGGGATCGTCAGGGCTATTGAACAAAACAAAAAGGAGTGTGTCGTTTGA
- a CDS encoding MarC family protein, translated as METFIKAFVAYFVIVDPVGTSMIFSGLTSGKDELYARRMAVRSVLFSTVLVLLFGFWGMALLGVLGIQMESFRIAGGLLIFYAAFGMITRPDSSTDPYRKGVFEDISVYPLTIPLIAGPGCLTLTILLFSNARDQGAGFAPLILAILAIFSMTFLSFLFSKKMARLVGQTVNSIFTRLLGVILASLAIQFIADGIKALWR; from the coding sequence TTGGAAACTTTCATAAAAGCCTTTGTGGCCTACTTTGTCATCGTTGACCCTGTCGGGACTTCCATGATCTTCAGCGGGCTCACCAGCGGGAAGGATGAGCTCTATGCACGCAGAATGGCCGTGCGATCTGTCCTGTTTTCAACAGTGCTGGTCCTGCTCTTCGGGTTCTGGGGGATGGCTCTCCTGGGTGTCCTGGGCATACAGATGGAATCCTTCCGCATCGCCGGCGGGCTTTTGATCTTCTATGCTGCCTTTGGCATGATCACTCGTCCAGACAGTTCAACAGACCCTTACCGGAAGGGTGTTTTCGAGGATATCTCCGTGTATCCCCTTACGATACCCCTTATTGCCGGTCCCGGCTGTCTGACCCTGACGATCCTTCTTTTCTCCAATGCCCGCGACCAGGGAGCGGGCTTTGCTCCGCTGATCCTGGCCATCCTTGCCATTTTTTCAATGACATTCTTGAGTTTTCTGTTTTCAAAGAAGATGGCCCGCCTGGTGGGACAGACCGTCAACAGTATTTTCACCAGGCTCCTTGGGGTTATTCTGGCCTCTCTCGCCATCCAGTTCATTGCCGACGGGATCAAGGCGCTGTGGAGGTGA
- a CDS encoding HAD hydrolase-like protein: MNIAKNVLFDFDGTLMNTWPGIEATLKASLKALDISVPDAIVTRALVGIPLMRVFEVLLEGDTVRAGLATDKYRELFPVVGMSGASPFEGVPGMLEGLKMEGREVFLVTARNEMITKQMMIDHSLTRFFTWVRGEQEGEVLDGKERMVAEVLQKFSLNPEDCVFVGDRRYDVEAALANSMQAVGVTYGYGTEEELMDAGAAQLAGSIEELGEMLLKAN; this comes from the coding sequence ATGAACATCGCAAAAAACGTCTTGTTCGATTTTGATGGAACCCTGATGAACACCTGGCCTGGGATCGAAGCGACTCTCAAGGCTTCCCTGAAAGCCCTTGATATCTCTGTGCCTGATGCTATTGTAACCCGCGCCCTGGTGGGGATCCCCCTTATGAGGGTTTTTGAAGTGCTCCTGGAAGGTGATACGGTCAGGGCCGGGCTTGCCACGGACAAGTACAGAGAGTTGTTCCCCGTGGTTGGCATGTCCGGTGCCAGCCCTTTTGAAGGAGTGCCGGGGATGTTGGAAGGGCTGAAGATGGAGGGTCGGGAGGTTTTTCTGGTCACGGCTCGCAATGAGATGATCACAAAGCAGATGATGATAGACCACAGCCTGACCCGATTCTTCACATGGGTGCGGGGAGAACAGGAGGGCGAGGTCCTCGATGGGAAAGAGCGCATGGTGGCTGAGGTCCTTCAGAAATTCAGCCTGAACCCTGAAGATTGTGTTTTTGTCGGTGACCGCAGGTACGATGTTGAGGCCGCCCTTGCCAACAGTATGCAGGCTGTGGGTGTAACCTATGGATATGGTACGGAAGAAGAGTTAATGGATGCCGGAGCCGCGCAGTTGGCGGGATCTATAGAGGAGTTGGGGGAAATGCTTTTAAAAGCAAATTAA
- a CDS encoding tryptophan-rich sensory protein — MKGKLQSGAGFVVFLLMCLGTQLTGSFLTLPAIRSGWYAGLEKPFFNPPGWLFGPVWTVLYFTMAVAAWMVWNRDPEAPLVKPALLIFFTQLIFNVFWSAFFFGMRRPGLALMEIIVLWLLILATVLVFARISRWAALLLVPYLVWVLYAAALNGAIWWLNRGLAAPGG, encoded by the coding sequence ATGAAGGGGAAATTGCAGTCCGGTGCCGGTTTTGTGGTTTTTCTGCTGATGTGCCTGGGGACCCAGCTTACCGGCAGTTTTCTGACCTTGCCGGCCATTCGCTCGGGATGGTACGCAGGTCTCGAAAAACCGTTCTTTAACCCGCCCGGTTGGCTCTTCGGGCCGGTCTGGACTGTGCTCTATTTTACTATGGCTGTGGCAGCCTGGATGGTATGGAACCGGGATCCCGAAGCTCCCCTCGTCAAGCCTGCTCTGCTGATCTTCTTTACACAGCTTATCTTCAACGTGTTCTGGTCGGCTTTTTTCTTCGGTATGCGTCGGCCCGGGTTGGCCCTCATGGAGATCATTGTGTTGTGGCTGTTGATATTGGCCACTGTACTTGTTTTTGCCAGGATCAGCAGATGGGCGGCTTTGCTTCTGGTTCCATACCTGGTCTGGGTTCTATATGCTGCGGCACTCAACGGTGCCATCTGGTGGTTGAACCGGGGTCTTGCGGCTCCAGGGGGGTGA